In a single window of the Pseudoxanthomonas sp. F37 genome:
- the secY gene encoding preprotein translocase subunit SecY — translation MAQGNAAGALAGAGKFTELRQRLLFVLGALIVYRIGCFIPVPGVNPDAMLAMMQAQGGGIVDMFNMFSGGALHRFSIFALNVMPYISASIVMQLGVHIFPSLKALQKEGESGRRKITQYSRIGAVLLAVVQGGSIATALQNQVAPGGMPVVYAPGMGFVLTAVVALTAGTIFLMWLGEQVTERGIGNGVSLIIFAGIVAGLPGAVIQTVGAFRDGTLSFISLLVIALVVLGFTFLVVFVERGQRRITVNYARRQGGRNAYMNQTSFLPLKLNMAGVIPPIFASSILAFPATLAMWSGENSGATTWLQRISNALAPGEPLHMIVFAAMIIGFAFFYTALVFNSQETAENLKKSGALIPGIRPGKATADYVDGVLTRLTAIGSLYLVAVCLLPEVMRTQLGTSFYFGGTSLLIVVVVVMDFIAQIQAHLMSHQYESLLKKANLKGGSRGGLAPRG, via the coding sequence ATGGCGCAGGGTAATGCCGCCGGTGCGCTGGCAGGCGCGGGCAAGTTCACCGAACTCCGCCAGCGCCTGCTGTTCGTGCTGGGTGCGCTGATCGTCTACCGGATCGGCTGCTTCATCCCGGTCCCGGGCGTCAATCCCGATGCCATGCTTGCGATGATGCAGGCGCAGGGCGGCGGCATCGTGGACATGTTCAACATGTTCTCGGGCGGCGCCCTGCACCGTTTCAGCATCTTCGCGCTGAACGTCATGCCCTACATCTCGGCGTCGATCGTGATGCAGCTGGGCGTGCACATCTTCCCCAGCCTCAAGGCGTTGCAGAAGGAAGGCGAGTCCGGCCGGCGCAAGATCACCCAGTACTCGCGCATCGGCGCCGTGCTGCTGGCGGTCGTGCAGGGCGGCAGCATCGCCACCGCGCTGCAGAACCAGGTCGCGCCGGGCGGCATGCCGGTGGTGTACGCGCCGGGCATGGGCTTCGTGCTGACCGCGGTGGTGGCACTGACCGCGGGCACCATCTTCCTGATGTGGCTGGGCGAGCAGGTGACGGAGCGCGGCATCGGCAACGGCGTCTCGCTGATCATCTTCGCCGGCATCGTGGCCGGCCTGCCGGGTGCGGTCATCCAGACGGTGGGCGCGTTCCGTGACGGCACGCTGAGCTTCATCTCGCTGCTGGTCATCGCGCTGGTGGTGCTGGGCTTCACGTTCCTGGTCGTGTTCGTGGAGCGCGGGCAGCGCCGGATCACGGTGAACTACGCTCGCCGCCAGGGCGGCCGCAATGCGTACATGAACCAGACCTCGTTCCTGCCGCTCAAGCTCAACATGGCTGGTGTCATCCCGCCGATCTTCGCGTCCAGCATCCTGGCCTTCCCGGCCACGCTGGCGATGTGGTCCGGCGAGAACAGTGGCGCCACCACCTGGCTGCAGCGCATCTCCAATGCGCTGGCCCCGGGCGAGCCGCTGCACATGATCGTGTTCGCGGCGATGATCATCGGCTTCGCGTTCTTCTACACGGCGCTGGTGTTCAACTCGCAGGAAACCGCCGAGAACCTGAAGAAGTCGGGCGCGCTGATCCCGGGCATCCGCCCCGGCAAGGCCACCGCCGACTACGTGGACGGCGTGCTGACCCGGCTGACGGCGATCGGTTCGCTGTACCTGGTGGCGGTCTGCCTGCTGCCGGAAGTCATGCGCACCCAGCTGGGCACCTCGTTCTATTTCGGCGGCACCTCGCTGCTGATCGTGGTGGTGGTGGTGATGGACTTCATCGCGCAGATCCAGGCGCACCTGATGTCCCACCAGTACGAGAGCCTGCTGAAGAAGGCCAACCTGAAGGGTGGTTCGCGGGGCGGCCTTGCCCCCCGCGGCTGA
- the rplO gene encoding 50S ribosomal protein L15 yields MNMRLNTLKPADGARTERTRVGRGIGSGLGKTAGRGHKGSFARAGKGKIKAKFEGGQMPLIKRLPKVGFRSKLKLDCAEVLSYQLEKLEAGEIDFAALRAAKLVPSTAKRAKIVKKGELTKKFVLKGVAATAGAKAAIEAAGGSVQE; encoded by the coding sequence ATCAACATGCGTCTCAACACACTGAAGCCCGCCGACGGCGCCCGTACCGAACGCACCCGCGTCGGTCGCGGTATCGGTTCCGGCCTGGGCAAGACCGCGGGCCGTGGCCACAAGGGCTCGTTCGCGCGCGCCGGCAAGGGCAAGATCAAGGCGAAGTTCGAAGGCGGCCAGATGCCGCTGATCAAGCGTCTGCCGAAGGTCGGCTTCCGCTCCAAGCTGAAGCTGGATTGCGCCGAAGTGCTGTCCTACCAGCTGGAGAAGCTGGAAGCCGGCGAGATCGACTTCGCCGCGCTGCGTGCCGCCAAGCTGGTGCCCAGCACCGCCAAGCGCGCCAAGATCGTCAAGAAGGGCGAACTGACCAAGAAGTTCGTGCTGAAGGGCGTGGCCGCCACGGCCGGTGCCAAGGCCGCCATCGAGGCTGCCGGCGGCAGCGTGCAGGAGTAA
- the rpmD gene encoding 50S ribosomal protein L30: MANESNKTVKVRLVRGLRGSQSRHRLSVKALGLNKLNDVRELKDSPQVRGLIAKVHYLVKVEE, translated from the coding sequence ATGGCTAACGAGTCCAACAAGACCGTCAAGGTGCGCCTGGTGCGCGGCCTGCGTGGTTCCCAGTCGCGTCACCGCCTGTCGGTGAAGGCGCTGGGCCTGAACAAGCTCAACGACGTGCGTGAACTGAAGGACAGCCCGCAGGTGCGCGGCCTGATCGCCAAGGTCCACTACCTCGTCAAGGTCGAGGAGTAA
- the rpsE gene encoding 30S ribosomal protein S5, producing the protein MAEERQPRGRDRDRNREEKVDDGMIEKLVAVNRVSKTVKGGRQFTFTALTVVGDGNGKIGFGYGKAREVPVAIQKSMEYARKGMLNVDLNNGTLWHPVKAGHGAARVFMQPASEGTGVIAGGAMRAVLEAVGVKNVLAKAVGSRNPINLVRATLKGLSDMQSPTRIAAKRGKKVEELLNG; encoded by the coding sequence ATGGCAGAAGAACGTCAGCCGCGGGGTCGTGATCGCGACCGCAACCGCGAAGAGAAAGTCGACGACGGCATGATCGAGAAGCTGGTCGCGGTCAACCGCGTCAGCAAGACCGTCAAGGGCGGCCGCCAGTTCACCTTCACCGCACTGACGGTGGTGGGCGATGGCAACGGCAAGATCGGTTTCGGTTACGGCAAGGCGCGCGAAGTGCCGGTCGCCATCCAGAAGTCGATGGAATATGCCCGCAAGGGCATGCTGAATGTCGACCTGAATAACGGCACCCTGTGGCACCCGGTCAAGGCCGGCCACGGTGCGGCGCGCGTGTTCATGCAGCCGGCGTCGGAAGGTACGGGCGTGATCGCCGGCGGCGCCATGCGCGCCGTGCTGGAAGCGGTGGGCGTGAAGAACGTGCTGGCCAAGGCCGTCGGTTCGCGCAACCCGATCAACCTGGTCCGCGCCACGCTGAAGGGCCTGAGCGACATGCAGTCGCCGACCCGCATCGCGGCCAAGCGCGGCAAGAAGGTGGAGGAACTCCTCAATGGCTAA
- the rplR gene encoding 50S ribosomal protein L18, which translates to MSIKNTARLRRAKSTRAHIRELGVPRLSVLRTGQHIYAQLFTADGAKVIASANTLQADVKDGLKNGKNSDAAARVGQVIAERAKAAGIEKVAFDRSGYRYHGRIKALADAAREGGLQF; encoded by the coding sequence ATGAGCATCAAGAACACCGCCCGCCTGCGTCGCGCCAAGTCGACCCGCGCACACATCCGCGAACTCGGCGTGCCGCGCCTGTCGGTGCTGCGCACCGGCCAGCACATCTACGCCCAGCTGTTCACCGCCGATGGCGCCAAGGTCATCGCCTCCGCCAACACCCTGCAGGCCGACGTCAAGGACGGCCTGAAGAACGGCAAGAACAGCGATGCCGCCGCCCGCGTGGGCCAGGTCATCGCCGAGCGCGCCAAGGCGGCGGGCATCGAGAAGGTCGCCTTCGACCGTTCCGGCTACCGTTACCATGGCCGCATCAAGGCCCTGGCCGACGCGGCCCGCGAAGGCGGCCTGCAGTTCTAA
- the rplF gene encoding 50S ribosomal protein L6 — translation MSRVAKKPINLPKGVELSAQGETLNVKGPKGTLSIAKPAGVDVNVDNGVANLSPATPADDAITGTIRAILANMVKGVSEGFERKLELVGVGYRAAMQGKDLNLSLGFSHPILFKTPEGITIATPTQTEILVQGADKQRVGEVAAKIRGFRPPEPYKGKGVKYSDETIIRKEAKKA, via the coding sequence ATGTCCCGCGTAGCCAAGAAGCCGATCAATCTCCCCAAGGGCGTCGAACTGAGTGCCCAGGGTGAAACCCTCAACGTCAAGGGCCCGAAGGGCACCCTGTCCATCGCCAAGCCGGCCGGCGTCGACGTGAACGTCGACAACGGCGTGGCCAACCTGTCGCCCGCCACCCCGGCCGACGACGCCATCACCGGCACCATCCGCGCCATCCTGGCCAACATGGTCAAGGGCGTGTCGGAAGGCTTCGAGCGCAAGCTCGAGCTGGTGGGCGTGGGCTACCGCGCCGCGATGCAGGGCAAGGACCTGAACCTGTCGCTGGGTTTCTCGCATCCGATCCTGTTCAAGACGCCGGAAGGCATCACCATCGCCACCCCGACCCAGACCGAAATCCTGGTGCAGGGCGCCGACAAGCAGCGCGTGGGTGAAGTCGCCGCCAAGATCCGCGGTTTCCGTCCGCCGGAGCCCTACAAGGGCAAGGGCGTGAAGTACTCCGACGAAACCATCATCCGCAAGGAAGCGAAGAAGGCCTAA
- the rpsH gene encoding 30S ribosomal protein S8, with amino-acid sequence MSMTDPIADMLVRIRNAAAVGKPTVKMPSSKIKTSIANVLKAEGYIGDVRVTKTENNKAELEIVLKYFEGKPVIEKLSRVSRSGLRQYRGKAELPKVLGGLGVAIISTSKGIMTDAQARAAGVGGEVLCFVA; translated from the coding sequence ATGAGCATGACTGATCCCATCGCCGACATGCTGGTGCGCATTCGCAATGCCGCCGCTGTGGGCAAGCCGACGGTGAAGATGCCGTCCTCCAAGATCAAGACTTCGATCGCCAACGTGCTGAAGGCCGAAGGCTACATCGGCGACGTCCGCGTGACGAAGACCGAAAACAACAAGGCCGAGCTGGAAATCGTCCTGAAGTACTTCGAAGGCAAGCCGGTCATCGAGAAGCTGAGCCGCGTGTCCCGTTCGGGCCTGCGCCAGTACCGCGGCAAGGCCGAGCTGCCCAAGGTCCTGGGTGGCCTGGGTGTCGCCATCATCTCCACTTCCAAGGGCATCATGACCGATGCGCAGGCCCGTGCGGCCGGCGTGGGTGGTGAAGTCCTGTGCTTCGTGGCCTAA
- the rpsN gene encoding 30S ribosomal protein S14: protein MAKTSMVNRDIKREKLAKQYAAKRDALKKIISSQSASYEEKAEAVVKLQKLPRDSSPSRQRNRCELSGRSRGVYRKFGLGRNMLRKATMNGDVPGLRKASW, encoded by the coding sequence ATGGCAAAGACCTCGATGGTCAACCGCGACATCAAGCGGGAAAAGCTGGCCAAGCAGTACGCCGCCAAGCGTGACGCGCTGAAGAAGATCATCTCCAGCCAGAGCGCTTCGTACGAAGAAAAGGCCGAAGCGGTCGTCAAGCTGCAGAAGCTGCCGCGCGACTCCTCGCCGAGCCGCCAGCGCAACCGCTGCGAGCTGTCCGGCCGTTCGCGTGGCGTGTACCGCAAGTTCGGCCTGGGCCGCAACATGCTGCGCAAGGCCACCATGAACGGTGACGTGCCCGGCCTGCGCAAGGCCAGCTGGTAA
- the rplE gene encoding 50S ribosomal protein L5: MTTRLEKIYKEEVAPALMKKFGYTNPMEVPKITKITINMGVGEAATNKKILENAVADLAKITGQKPITTKSRVSVASFKIRDGWPIGCKVTLRRAKMYEFLDRLISISLPRVRDFRGVSGRSFDGRGNYNMGVKEQIIFPEIDFDAVDAIRGMDIAITTTAKNDAEAKALLEAFKFPFRN, translated from the coding sequence ATGACCACCCGTCTCGAAAAAATCTACAAGGAAGAAGTGGCGCCGGCTCTGATGAAGAAGTTCGGCTACACCAATCCGATGGAAGTGCCGAAGATCACCAAGATCACCATCAACATGGGTGTGGGTGAAGCGGCGACCAACAAGAAGATCCTGGAAAACGCCGTGGCCGACCTGGCCAAGATCACCGGCCAGAAGCCGATCACGACCAAGTCCCGCGTGTCGGTGGCTTCGTTCAAGATCCGCGACGGTTGGCCGATCGGCTGCAAGGTGACCCTGCGTCGCGCCAAGATGTACGAGTTCCTGGACCGCCTGATCAGCATCTCGCTGCCGCGCGTCCGCGACTTCCGTGGCGTGTCCGGCCGTTCGTTCGACGGTCGCGGCAACTACAACATGGGCGTGAAGGAACAGATCATCTTCCCGGAAATCGACTTCGACGCCGTCGACGCGATCCGCGGCATGGATATCGCCATCACCACGACCGCCAAGAACGACGCCGAAGCCAAGGCGCTGCTCGAAGCGTTCAAGTTCCCGTTCCGCAACTGA
- the rplX gene encoding 50S ribosomal protein L24, whose translation MANRIKKGDQVVVITGKDKGKKGDVVRVDGDRVVVSNVNVVKRHTKPNPQAGIAGGVVESERSIHISNVALFNPATGKGERIGFKVLEDGRKLRVFRSSGEALDA comes from the coding sequence ATGGCTAACCGTATCAAGAAGGGCGACCAGGTCGTCGTCATCACCGGCAAGGACAAGGGCAAGAAGGGCGACGTTGTGCGCGTGGACGGCGACCGCGTGGTCGTGTCCAACGTGAATGTCGTCAAGCGCCACACCAAGCCGAACCCGCAGGCCGGCATCGCGGGTGGCGTGGTGGAGAGCGAGCGCTCGATCCACATTTCCAATGTCGCGCTGTTCAACCCGGCGACGGGCAAGGGCGAGCGTATCGGTTTCAAGGTGCTGGAGGATGGACGCAAACTGCGCGTGTTCCGCTCCAGCGGTGAGGCGCTCGACGCCTGA
- the rplN gene encoding 50S ribosomal protein L14 — translation MIQMQSYLDAADNSGAKELMCIKVLGGSKRRYAGIGDIIKVTVKDAIPRGKVKKGEVYDAVVVRTRKGVRRPDGSLIRFDGNAAVLLNNKQEPIGTRIFGPVTRELRSEKFMKIVSLAPEVL, via the coding sequence ATGATCCAGATGCAGAGCTACCTTGACGCGGCCGACAACTCCGGCGCCAAGGAACTGATGTGCATCAAGGTGCTGGGCGGCTCCAAGCGCCGTTACGCCGGCATCGGCGACATCATCAAGGTGACCGTCAAGGACGCCATTCCGCGCGGCAAGGTCAAGAAGGGCGAAGTCTACGACGCCGTGGTCGTGCGCACCCGCAAGGGCGTCCGTCGCCCCGACGGTTCGCTGATCCGCTTCGACGGCAACGCCGCCGTGCTGCTCAACAACAAGCAGGAGCCGATCGGCACCCGCATCTTCGGGCCCGTGACCCGCGAGCTGCGTTCCGAGAAGTTCATGAAGATCGTTTCGCTCGCTCCTGAAGTGCTGTGA
- the rpsQ gene encoding 30S ribosomal protein S17, protein MSDNKDKAQRTIEGRVVSNKMDKTVTVLVERQVKHALYGKYIKRSTKLHAHDADNSCKEGDVVRVTEIAPMSKTKNWRVVEIITRAAE, encoded by the coding sequence ATGAGCGATAACAAAGACAAAGCGCAACGCACCATCGAAGGCCGCGTCGTCAGCAACAAGATGGACAAGACGGTCACCGTCCTGGTGGAGCGTCAGGTCAAGCACGCCCTGTACGGCAAGTACATCAAGCGTTCCACCAAGCTGCACGCGCACGACGCGGACAACAGCTGCAAGGAAGGCGACGTGGTGCGCGTGACCGAGATCGCCCCGATGTCCAAGACCAAGAACTGGCGTGTGGTGGAAATCATCACCCGCGCGGCTGAATAA
- the rpmC gene encoding 50S ribosomal protein L29, which translates to MELKQLREKSADELKAHLTELRKEQFSLRMQKVTGQLPKTHETRRVRREIARVKTLLGSQK; encoded by the coding sequence ATGGAACTCAAGCAACTCCGCGAGAAATCGGCTGACGAGCTGAAGGCCCACCTGACCGAGCTGCGCAAGGAGCAGTTCTCCCTGCGCATGCAGAAGGTGACCGGCCAGCTGCCGAAGACGCATGAAACCCGCCGGGTCCGCCGCGAGATCGCTCGCGTCAAGACCCTGCTGGGCAGCCAGAAGTAA
- the rplP gene encoding 50S ribosomal protein L16, with product MLQPKRTKYRKMHKGRNEGLSWNGNLVSFGEYGLKATAHGQLTARQIEAARRSISRYVKRGGKMWIRVFPDKPITKKPIEVRMGSGKGNVEYWVAQIQPGRMIYEIEGVSEDIAREAFRLAAAKLSVTTTFVTRTVR from the coding sequence ATGTTGCAACCCAAGCGAACCAAATACCGCAAGATGCACAAGGGCCGGAACGAAGGCCTGAGCTGGAACGGCAACCTCGTCAGTTTCGGCGAGTACGGCCTGAAGGCCACGGCGCACGGTCAGCTGACCGCGCGCCAGATCGAGGCGGCCCGCCGCTCGATCAGCCGCTACGTCAAGCGCGGCGGCAAGATGTGGATCCGTGTGTTCCCCGACAAGCCGATCACCAAGAAGCCCATCGAAGTCCGAATGGGTTCGGGCAAGGGCAACGTCGAGTACTGGGTCGCGCAGATCCAGCCGGGCCGCATGATCTATGAAATCGAAGGCGTCAGCGAGGACATCGCGCGCGAGGCGTTCCGCCTGGCCGCGGCCAAGCTGTCGGTCACCACCACTTTCGTGACCCGGACGGTGCGCTAA
- the rpsC gene encoding 30S ribosomal protein S3: protein MGHKVHPTGIRLGIAKDWNSKWFANKRDYADYLAADLKVREMLRKKLAQAGISKILIERPAKTARVTIHTARPGVVIGKRGEDIEKLRKEVSDLMGVPAHINVTEVRKPELDAQLVAESIAQQLERRIMFRRAMKRAVGNAMRLGALGIKVNVAGRLNGAEIARSEWYREGRVPLHTLRADIDYGFAEAKTTYGIIGIKVWVYKGEIFDFSQVGQEKQDDARPERSERPSRPARDRDAR, encoded by the coding sequence ATGGGTCACAAAGTTCATCCGACCGGTATCCGCCTGGGCATCGCCAAGGACTGGAATTCCAAGTGGTTCGCCAACAAGCGCGACTACGCCGACTATCTGGCCGCGGACCTCAAGGTGCGCGAGATGCTTCGCAAGAAGCTGGCCCAGGCCGGCATTTCCAAGATCCTGATCGAGCGTCCGGCCAAGACCGCCCGCGTGACCATCCACACCGCCCGCCCGGGCGTGGTGATCGGCAAGCGCGGTGAGGACATCGAGAAGCTGCGCAAGGAAGTGAGCGACCTGATGGGCGTCCCGGCGCACATCAACGTCACCGAAGTGCGCAAGCCCGAGCTGGACGCCCAGCTGGTGGCCGAATCGATCGCGCAGCAGCTGGAGCGCCGCATCATGTTCCGCCGCGCCATGAAGCGCGCCGTGGGCAATGCGATGCGCCTGGGTGCCCTGGGCATCAAGGTCAACGTGGCCGGCCGCCTCAACGGTGCGGAAATCGCCCGCTCCGAGTGGTACCGCGAAGGCCGTGTGCCGCTGCACACGCTGCGTGCCGACATCGATTACGGTTTTGCCGAGGCGAAGACCACCTACGGCATCATCGGCATCAAGGTGTGGGTCTACAAGGGCGAAATCTTCGATTTCAGCCAGGTGGGTCAGGAGAAGCAGGACGACGCGCGCCCCGAGCGCAGCGAGCGTCCTTCGCGCCCGGCTCGTGACCGCGACGCGAGGTAA
- the rplV gene encoding 50S ribosomal protein L22 — protein sequence MEAKAILRTARISPQKARLVADQVRGLPAERAVNLLKFSDKKAAHLIKKVVESAIANAENNQGADVDELKVKTIMVDEGPMLKRFMARAKGRGTRILKRTSHITVVVGEGK from the coding sequence ATGGAAGCGAAAGCCATCCTGCGCACCGCGCGCATCTCCCCCCAGAAGGCCCGCCTGGTCGCTGACCAGGTGCGCGGGCTGCCGGCCGAGCGCGCCGTCAACCTGCTGAAGTTCTCGGACAAGAAGGCGGCCCACCTGATCAAGAAGGTCGTGGAGTCCGCCATCGCCAACGCCGAGAACAACCAGGGCGCCGACGTCGACGAGCTGAAGGTCAAGACCATCATGGTCGACGAAGGTCCGATGCTGAAGCGTTTCATGGCCCGCGCCAAGGGCCGTGGCACCCGCATTCTGAAGCGCACCAGCCACATCACCGTGGTCGTGGGCGAGGGCAAATAA
- the rpsS gene encoding 30S ribosomal protein S19, whose translation MARSLKKGPFVDHHLVKKVESAGGSKKPIKTWSRRSMILPEMVGFTIAIHNGKNHVPVLVNENMVGHKLGEFAVTRTFKGHGGDKKAGGKK comes from the coding sequence ATGGCACGTTCACTCAAGAAGGGCCCGTTCGTCGATCATCACCTCGTCAAGAAGGTGGAATCCGCGGGCGGCAGCAAGAAGCCGATCAAGACCTGGTCGCGCCGTTCGATGATCCTGCCGGAAATGGTGGGCTTCACGATCGCCATCCACAATGGCAAGAACCACGTTCCGGTGCTGGTCAACGAGAACATGGTCGGCCACAAGCTCGGCGAGTTTGCCGTCACCCGTACCTTCAAGGGTCACGGTGGCGACAAGAAAGCCGGCGGCAAGAAGTAA
- the rplB gene encoding 50S ribosomal protein L2 gives MPLMKFKPTSPGRRSAVRVVTPDLHKGAPHAALLEKQSKSGGRNHHGRITTRHIGGGHKQHYRIIDFKRDKEGIPARVERIEYDPNRTAHIALLCYVDGERRYIIAPKGLKAGDQVIAGSDAPIKAGNTLPLRNIPVGTTIHGIELKPGKGAQIARAAGAAVQLVAREQGFATLRLRSGEMRKVQVECRATVGEVGNDEHSLEKLGKAGAKRWRGVKPTVRGAAMNPVDHPHGGGEAKAGQGNPHPVTPWGVPTKGYKTRKNKRTQQFIVRDRRG, from the coding sequence ATGCCATTGATGAAATTCAAGCCCACCTCCCCCGGTCGCCGTTCGGCGGTCCGCGTGGTGACGCCCGACCTGCACAAGGGTGCCCCGCATGCTGCGCTGCTCGAGAAGCAGAGCAAGTCCGGCGGTCGCAACCACCACGGTCGCATCACCACCCGTCATATCGGCGGTGGCCACAAGCAGCATTACCGCATCATCGACTTCAAGCGCGACAAGGAAGGCATCCCGGCGCGCGTGGAGCGGATCGAATACGATCCCAACCGCACCGCGCACATCGCGCTGCTGTGCTACGTCGATGGCGAGCGCCGTTACATCATCGCCCCCAAGGGCCTGAAGGCCGGTGACCAGGTCATCGCCGGCAGCGACGCGCCGATCAAGGCCGGCAATACGCTGCCGCTGCGCAACATCCCGGTCGGTACGACGATCCACGGCATCGAGCTGAAGCCGGGCAAGGGCGCGCAGATCGCCCGCGCCGCCGGCGCCGCCGTGCAGCTGGTCGCCCGCGAGCAGGGTTTCGCCACGCTGCGCCTCCGCTCCGGCGAGATGCGCAAGGTGCAGGTCGAGTGCCGCGCCACGGTGGGCGAAGTCGGCAACGACGAGCACAGCCTGGAGAAGCTGGGCAAGGCCGGCGCCAAGCGCTGGCGCGGTGTCAAGCCGACCGTCCGCGGCGCGGCCATGAACCCCGTCGACCACCCGCATGGTGGTGGTGAGGCCAAGGCCGGCCAGGGCAACCCGCACCCGGTCACCCCGTGGGGTGTTCCGACCAAGGGTTACAAGACGCGCAAGAACAAGCGCACGCAGCAATTCATCGTCCGCGATCGTAGGGGCTAA
- the rplW gene encoding 50S ribosomal protein L23, translated as MISNEKIFAVLRAPRVSEKTVRLQELSNQYVFEVSNDATKADVKAAVEQLFDVKVETVNVVNVKGKNKSFRNRAGRRGDWRKAYVRLADGQAIDVSAKA; from the coding sequence ATGATCAGCAACGAAAAGATTTTTGCCGTGCTGCGTGCTCCGCGCGTCTCCGAGAAGACCGTGCGCCTGCAGGAACTCTCCAACCAATACGTCTTCGAAGTCTCGAACGATGCCACCAAGGCCGATGTCAAGGCCGCGGTCGAGCAGCTGTTCGACGTCAAGGTCGAGACGGTCAACGTGGTGAACGTGAAGGGCAAGAACAAGTCCTTCCGCAACCGCGCCGGCCGCCGCGGCGACTGGCGCAAGGCGTACGTGCGTCTGGCCGATGGTCAGGCCATCGACGTGTCGGCCAAGGCCTGA
- the rplD gene encoding 50S ribosomal protein L4, producing the protein MELAITGSANKLSVSDDVFGREFSEDLVHQVVVAYRNAGRAGTKAQKTRAEVNGTTKKSKKQKGGGARHGALTAPIFVGGGVTFAAKPRSFSQKVNRKMYRAAISSILSELNRQNRLKVVEAFDVDAAKTSALIEKLKGLDLGKRPLIVTEDASEHLYLSARNLPYVEVRDVQGLDPAALVGADSVLITADAIKKIEEWLA; encoded by the coding sequence ATGGAACTAGCCATTACAGGTAGCGCCAACAAGCTGTCGGTCTCCGACGACGTGTTCGGCCGCGAATTCAGCGAGGATCTGGTCCACCAGGTCGTCGTTGCCTACCGCAACGCCGGTCGTGCCGGCACCAAGGCGCAGAAGACCCGCGCCGAGGTGAACGGCACCACCAAGAAGTCCAAGAAGCAGAAGGGCGGCGGCGCCCGTCACGGCGCCCTGACCGCGCCGATCTTCGTCGGCGGCGGCGTGACCTTCGCGGCCAAGCCGCGCAGCTTCTCGCAGAAGGTGAACCGCAAGATGTACCGCGCGGCCATCAGCTCGATCCTGTCGGAGCTGAACCGCCAGAACCGCCTGAAGGTCGTGGAAGCGTTCGATGTGGACGCCGCCAAGACCAGCGCCCTGATCGAAAAGCTGAAGGGCCTGGATCTGGGCAAGCGCCCGCTGATCGTCACCGAGGATGCTTCCGAGCACCTGTACCTGTCCGCCCGCAATCTTCCCTACGTGGAAGTGCGCGACGTGCAGGGCCTGGATCCGGCGGCGCTGGTCGGTGCCGACTCCGTGCTGATCACGGCCGACGCCATCAAGAAGATCGAGGAGTGGCTGGCATGA
- the rplC gene encoding 50S ribosomal protein L3, with amino-acid sequence MTAKKYSLGLVGRKAGMTRVFTEDGKSIPVTLIEATPNRITQIKTPETDGYSAVQVAVGTRRASLVTKPVAGHLAKAKVEAGRGLWELRVEADKLGDFTVGGEIKADIFEVGQIVDVQGVTKGKGFQGTIKRWNFRMGDATHGNSLSHRAPGSLGQRQTPGRVFPGKKMSGHMGAVQQSTQNLEVVRVDAERGLIAVRGAVPGAPGGDVIVRPASKG; translated from the coding sequence ATGACCGCGAAGAAATATTCGTTGGGTCTCGTCGGCCGCAAGGCCGGCATGACCCGCGTGTTCACCGAAGATGGCAAGTCCATTCCGGTGACGCTGATCGAAGCAACCCCGAACCGCATCACCCAGATCAAGACCCCGGAAACCGACGGCTACAGTGCCGTGCAGGTCGCCGTGGGCACCCGTCGCGCCTCGCTCGTCACCAAGCCGGTGGCCGGCCACCTGGCCAAGGCCAAGGTCGAAGCCGGTCGTGGCCTGTGGGAGCTGCGCGTGGAAGCCGACAAGCTGGGCGACTTCACCGTCGGCGGCGAGATCAAGGCCGACATCTTCGAAGTCGGCCAGATCGTCGACGTCCAGGGCGTCACCAAGGGCAAGGGCTTCCAGGGCACCATCAAGCGCTGGAACTTCCGCATGGGCGACGCCACCCACGGCAACTCGCTGTCGCATCGCGCGCCGGGTTCGCTGGGTCAGCGCCAGACGCCGGGTCGCGTGTTCCCGGGCAAGAAGATGTCCGGCCACATGGGTGCCGTGCAGCAGAGCACGCAGAACCTGGAAGTCGTCCGCGTGGACGCCGAGCGCGGCCTGATCGCCGTCCGCGGCGCCGTGCCGGGTGCGCCGGGTGGCGACGTGATCGTGCGTCCGGCGAGCAAGGGTTGA